The following proteins are co-located in the Amyelois transitella isolate CPQ chromosome W, ilAmyTran1.1, whole genome shotgun sequence genome:
- the LOC132904289 gene encoding uncharacterized protein LOC132904289: protein METIISLYEELKKIRVYLIKLGASRRTEKVLVNKLNEINAIYEKYETWLIGFEEKLKRKYYSSDDIILIKNYCSRFLELHENILVLCNSDKPKSSFNMNSFDLKTALNLLPIMTNEESNTKQLIDNIEYYNTLLKEDTCKQNLINFVLKSRLSPEAKLKLKSKYESVNELIIDMRNVLLCKKAATAIQNKLQKIRQNDLSIADYGKEITELFVDLTITQADGNDQCYKILKPINEKMAVKQFADGLRNRRLSTIISARNYSSLKDAVQAAQDEEVSIPSTSGEIMGMYKKPYHNKYFNNGSNYYRSWRGGRCRYPVHRGRARGQQAAHLASRGQGSRGQYTRGSSGGPQQRGKFFNSTRGNQGMRNNRNIHLMHDNDNNNFEKFEESELSLNQFFREE from the coding sequence ATGGAAACTATTATATCATTGTATGaggaattaaagaaaattagagtatatttaattaaattaggaGCCAGTCGAAGAACGGAAAAAGTGttagtaaacaaattaaatgagATTAATGCAATCTATGAGAAATATGAGACGTGGCTGATAGGTTTTGAAGAAAAActtaagagaaaatattatagttcggatgatattatattaatcaaaaattattgtagTCGATTTTTAGAgttacatgaaaatattttagtgttGTGTAATAGTGATAAGCCGAAGTCATCGTTCAACATGAAttcttttgatttaaaaacggCGTTAAATCTTTTACCTATTATGACAAATGAGGAGTCGAATACAAAACAGTTGATTGATAACattgaatattataatactttattGAAAGAAGATacatgtaaacaaaatttaattaatttcgtatTAAAAAGTAGGCTTTCTCCTGAAgctaagttaaaattaaaatcaaaatatgaaTCAGTTAATGAGTTAATTATTGATATGAGAAATGTATTATTGTGTAAGAAAGCTGCAACggcaatacaaaataaattacaaaaaattagaCAAAATGACTTGTCAATTGCTGACTATGGTAAAGAAATAACGGAACTATTTGTTGATTTAACGATAACGCAAGCTGACGGGAATGATCAatgctataaaatattaaaacctattaatgaaaaaatggcTGTTAAGCAATTTGCTGACGGCTTGCGTAATCGTCGACTTAGTACGATTATTTCTGCCAGGAATTATAGTTCACTTAAAGATGCTGTACAGGCAGCCCAAGATGAAGAAGTATCAATTCCTTCAACATCTGGAGAAATCATGGGTATGTACAAGAAACCAtaccataataaatatttcaacaatggttcaaattattatagaaGCTGGCGTGGAGGACGTTGCCGCTATCCTGTACATAGAGGAAGAGCTCGAGGACAGCAAGCAGCTCATCTAGCTTCTCGAGGACAAGGGTCACGAGGTCAGTACACGCGAGGAAGTAGCGGAGGTCCACAGCAGAgaggtaaattttttaattcaactagAGGAAATCAAGGGATGCGTAATAATcgtaatattcatttaatgcatgataatgataataataatttcgaaaaatttGAAGAGTCAGAACTTTCTTTGAATCAGTTTTTTCGTGAGGAAtag